From the genome of candidate division TA06 bacterium:
GGCCTGGTTGCCGGAGCGCATGTCGGAGCCGACACCAGCTTGGACCGCGGTCGAAGGCAGAAGGCAAAAGGCAGAAATTAGGATCACCAATTTGAAACGGGAAAGCTTCAGTTCCGGGAACCATTTTCCCCGCCGGTCGCTGATGAATATCCCGGTCATTATGAAGATAAAGGCCGCCAGCAAAAAGTACTGGTAGCGCTCCTGATACTGCACAAAATCTCCTCCGCCGATGTCCTTCTTCTTCAGCTGGTCCAATGACAACAGCAGGGCGTCCAGGTTAAGGGCCTGGCTCCGGAAATAGCGTCCGTCTGCGGCCTTGGCCATCACCAGCAGCAGGCGCTCGGCCAGCCGGGAGACCACCACCTGGTCCTTCTGGTCCTTCTTGTAAGACACACCGTAGCCGCTCTGGTCGCTCTCCGGTATGGTGGAGCCTTCCAAAGTACCCACGCCCACCGCGTAGATCCGGATGCCCTGCTCGGCCGCCAGCTTGGCCGCCTGCATGGGGTCTCCCTCCAGGTTATCGCCGTCGGTGATCAGCACCAGGGCTTTGGAGGCGCCTTCCTTGGCGTCAAACAGGGTGGAGGAGACCTCGATGGCCCGCTGGATATTGGTGCCGGGTTTGGGAATGTTCCCGGGCTCGATGATGTCCAGGAACATCTTGGCGGCGTCCACATCCGTTGTCAGCGGGCACATCACGTAGCAGTCGCCGGCAAAGGCGGTGATGCCTACCTGGTTGGCACTGAGGTTGTCCAAAAGCGAGGACACTTCCACCTTGGCCCTCTCCAACCGGCTGGGTTGGATGTCCCCGGCCAGCATGCTTTTTGAGGCGTCCAGGGCGATGACCACGTCGATTCCCCGGCCCTTGTAGCTCTGCAGTTTCTCGCCCCACTGGGGCCGGGCGGCGGCCAGGATCAAAAAGAAGAAGCCTAAAAGCAGCAGCGTTGCCTTGGCCAAGGCCAGCCTGCCGCTGTAATTGGCGCTGATCCTGGCCAGCAGCTCCCGCTCGGCCAGCTTTTGCCCGGCCCGGGACTTAAGCCAGCGGCCCCACAGCAGGGCCAGCACCATCAGGGGCAGGGCCAGCAGCAGATAAAGATATTGCGGTTGGGCCCACTTGATCATGGCAGCCTCCTGGCCACGGTCAGCGCCAAGGCCATTCCCAAAAGCATCAGGAACAGGGCCGGGAACAGGAAGAGGTAGGCTTTTTCGGAATACACGGTATGGCGGTTGACTTTATAAGTGGTGGGTTCCAGTTTGTTGATCTCGTCGTAGATGATCTTCAGCGCCTCGTCATCGGTGGCCAGGAAGGCCCGTCCCCCGGTTATCTTGGCGATCTCGTCCAAGGGCTTCATGTCGAACTCCATGTTCACGGTCTGGGGCCGCGGTCCCCAGAAGGGGTCGTTGACCATGATCGTCACCGGGCCGTTGGTCCCGATGCCGATGCAGTAGACCTTGATGCCGAAGCTCTGGGCCAGCCGGGCGGCGGTCAGGGGGTCGATATCCCCGGCGTTGTTGAGGCCGTCGGTCAGTAGGATT
Proteins encoded in this window:
- a CDS encoding VWA domain-containing protein; translation: MIKWAQPQYLYLLLALPLMVLALLWGRWLKSRAGQKLAERELLARISANYSGRLALAKATLLLLGFFFLILAAARPQWGEKLQSYKGRGIDVVIALDASKSMLAGDIQPSRLERAKVEVSSLLDNLSANQVGITAFAGDCYVMCPLTTDVDAAKMFLDIIEPGNIPKPGTNIQRAIEVSSTLFDAKEGASKALVLITDGDNLEGDPMQAAKLAAEQGIRIYAVGVGTLEGSTIPESDQSGYGVSYKKDQKDQVVVSRLAERLLLVMAKAADGRYFRSQALNLDALLLSLDQLKKKDIGGGDFVQYQERYQYFLLAAFIFIMTGIFISDRRGKWFPELKLSRFKLVILISAFCLLPSTAVQAGVGSDMRSGNQAYKKGNYEEALKKYQEALVFEPDNVKIHYNIGRALYKLSKYPEAVSEFQLSLLTKDKKLQARTLYNIGNCQFKAQKLDEAIGSYTAALVLDPGDQQAKQNLEFCWKKKEESKSDSTKQDQQQKQQQQKQQNQQQQQQPKPQPQKGQINKDDANRMLQALQNKEKENMKKQKERQPQKENAEKDW